From Trichoplusia ni isolate ovarian cell line Hi5 chromosome 20, tn1, whole genome shotgun sequence, a single genomic window includes:
- the LOC113503746 gene encoding uncharacterized protein LOC113503746, producing the protein MDKRKRSLMKIFEDSDDSTEADPFQDRDGDFGSDKDFDPQGDTTGSESSRIFYRQKSSKPAPKHHSKSIGISTRQPNTNCSSDSSDDDSDTPSTKSDCTQRSMDTPSPQTTTQSRIQEADIENDSSSSDEIFPLAKRLKLFKASTVTDSQNEIQEIPGCSAAQNLLQPTSVETASENLLPATTNAPKNDTLSTLSLIDSVIAENLDNEGDLRSLDKLPPLFDSSQNGSLDISNLILTSHDVVENSQHGGVLVERRLSGELPTSSNVLENWSKGQSHSPETTTNEQDWV; encoded by the coding sequence atgGATAAACGCAAGAGAAGcctaatgaaaatatttgaagattCCGATGACTCTACCGAGGCGGACCCATTCCAGGATCGTGATGGCGACTTTGGATCTGACAAAGATTTTGACCCTCAAGGAGATACAACAGGTAGTGAGAGCTCTCGTATTTTTTACCGCCAGAAATCGTCTAAACCCGCACCTAAACACCATTCAAAATCTATTGGGATCTCAACTAGACAACCTAACACCAATTGTAGTTCTGACTCAAGTGATGATGATAGCGATACACCATCAACTAAAAGTGACTGTACCCAACGTTCTATGGACACGCCATCACCACAAACTACTACCCAATCACGTATTCAAGAGGCAGATATAGAGAATGACTCGAGTTCGTCCGACGAAATTTTCCCCCTAGCCAAAcgattaaaactatttaaagctTCAACAGTAACTGACAGCCAGAATGAGATTCAAGAAATACCAGGATGCTCTGCTGCACAAAATCTGCTCCAACCCACGTCTGTTGAAACTGCTTCAGAAAACCTACTCCCGGCTACCACTAACGCTcctaagaatgacactttgtcAACACTGTCACTAATTGACAGTGTCATTGCTGAAAATTTAGATAATGAGGGAGATTTAAGGTCTCTTGATAAACTACCACCTTTATTCGATTCCTCTCAAAATGGGTCATTGGATATATCCAATTTAATATTGACTTCTCATGACGTGGTGGAAAACAGCCAACATGGAGGAGTGCTAGTAGAGCGTAGGTTGTCAGGTGAACTACCAACATCATCCAACGTATTAGAAAACTGGTCAAAAGGACAATCTCATTCCCCTGAGACAACTACTAACGAACAAGATTGGGTATAA